The following coding sequences are from one Scomber japonicus isolate fScoJap1 chromosome 3, fScoJap1.pri, whole genome shotgun sequence window:
- the tmem51b gene encoding transmembrane protein 51b, with amino-acid sequence MCSSQGMCGSNSRSPNRSSRSEGSGSGAHYALCALGVGLIALGIVMIVWTVIPVEGEDSGNPPAPSGNTTTDSNNESNENAEDQSKSSSVAMVLVGAGAIMLLLSICLGLRSKKRAREMRNQPVPTGGALMDHVAGEPAGQASNPSAYNVPSYEEVVGSGEYPVRQSNLRQSTSQLPSYEDIIAAVENEGNEPTNNPTEDTPLNDSTPAPTSPAATAAEPQADHAALASNPSLPTRSSSRASRLLRPLRVRRIKSDKLHLKDFRLQIRSPTQNPVNIEPITPPPQYDNKMPELG; translated from the exons ATGTGTTCCAGTCAAGGTATGTGCGGCAGCAATAGCCGCTCTCCCAACAGATCCTCCAGATCAGAGGGCAGCGGTTCAGGAGCCCACTATGCCCTGTGTGCCCTGGGGGTTGGACTCATTGCCTTGGGTATTGTCATGATCGTGTGGACTGTGATACCTGTGGAAGGAGAGGACTCAGGCAACCCACCTGCTCCATCAGGCAACACTACCACAGACAgcaataatgaaagtaatgagAATGCCGAGGACCAAAGCAAGTCCTCATCAGTGGCTATGGTGCTAGTTGGAGCTGGGGCAATCATGTTGCTTTTGTCTATCTGCCTCGGGTTGAGAAGCAAGAAGAGAGCTCGTGAGATGAGAAACCAGCCAGTACCAACAGGAGGCGCCCTCATGGATCATGTGGCAGGAGAGCCGGCCGGGCA AGCTTCAAATCCATCTGCATACAACGTGCCGAGCTACGAGGAGGTCGTTGGCAGTGGCGAATACCCAGTCCGTCAGAGCAATCTACGCCAAAGCACCTCCCAGCTGCCATCTTACGAGGACATCATAGCTGCTGTGGAAAATGAGGGAAACGAGCCCACTAACAACCCCACTGAGGACACCCCTCTTAATGATTCCACACCGGCTCCCACCTCGCCTGCCGCTACTGCTGCTGAGCCTCAAGCCGACCATGCTGCCCTCGCATCAAACCCCAGCCTGCCCACCCGTAGCAGCAGCCGGGCCAGCCGTTTACTGCGGCCCCTGCGGGTGAGAAGGATCAAGTCAGACAAACTGCACCTAAAGGACTTCCGCCTCCAAATCCGTAGCCCCACACAGAATCCGGTGAACATTGAGCCCATCACTCCGCCACCGCAGTATGACAATAAGATGCCTGAATTAGGGTAG
- the skib gene encoding v-ski avian sarcoma viral oncogene homolog b, with translation MEGTSFQPHPGLQQTLKQFHLSSMRSLGGPAAFSARWHQDSLFCKDGKSAEMMLTLPAQTPPVMSGPLFIPSDRSTERCETVLEREPISCFVVGGEKRLCLPQILNSVLRDFSLQQINSVCDDLHIYCSRCTADQLEILKVVGILPFSAPSCGLITQTDAERLCNALIYGGTYPPHCNKELGSLELERTEKSFKVYHECFGRCKGLFVPELYTGPSAACIQCMDCRLMFPPHKFVVHSHKRLENRTVHWGFDSANWRAYVLLDPDYTGKEEKSHLEQLLKELKGKYDLTGKLSSKSCRSPSPVPAKRSKFDKLQSPSAEIDRKPDWLQSLSKSAHKDLKQVQLKQRPSAFRPWSPKAAEKEKPATQNEVERSYSKNQKTLVAPNLEQAPLAPLVHPRDSHAPGRGAAAISRPPQELHNGDAQSAAKLAPSSATNGTDDMDTDGEIDVDDCDDHPVPASSLASPPSACTGVSQTLTPQSVARPQEGAAWLSATVCPELDTLRQMLYAGLDTKEAREKLLQEIVRMRVKQEEKLAAAVQAKRSLQQELEFVRVAKKGRLREAIEAKRNLRKEIERLRVDWERKMRDTEESCGRLKRELERERQLRVCDKGCEAERLRVKYSTQIEELHVQLQQAEADREQLRQELQQEREARQSLESIVKDLQTQLALQADNCPPGDSIDAHRQHTNGS, from the exons ATGGAGGGCACGAGCTTTCAGCCCCATCCCGGACTTCAACAAACTCTTAAGCAGTTTCATTTGAGTTCCATGCGCTCTCTCGGTGGACCGGCGGCGTTCTCCGCTCGGTGGCACCAGGATTCACTCTTCTGTAAAGATGGGAAATCCGCAGAGATGATGCTCACCTTGCCGGCTCAGACACCTCCAGTAATGTCCGGTCCACTGTTCATCCCGTCCGACCGCTCCACGGAGAGGTGCGAGACGGTCCTGGAGCGGGAGCCGATCTCCTGCTTCGTTGTGGGTGGCGAGAAGCGGCTGTGCCTGCCGCAGATCCTCAACAGCGTCCTGAGAGATTTCTCCCTCCAGCAGATCAACTCGGTGTGCGATGACCTGCACATCTACTGCTCCAGGTGCACGGCGGACCAGCTGGAGATCCTCAAAGTGGTGGGGATCCTGCCCTTCTCGGCTCCGTCCTGCGGGCTGATCACTCAGACGGATGCTGAGCGCCTCTGCAACGCTCTCATCTACGGCGGTACTTACCCTCCTCACTGCAACAAGGAGTTAGGCTCCCTGGAGTTGGAGCGAACCGAGAAGAGCTTCAAAGTGTATCATGAATGTTTCGGCCGGTGTAAAGGTTTGTTTGTCCCTGAACTGTACACCGGCCCGAGTGCTGCCTGCATCCAGTGCATGGACTGCAGGCTCATGTTCCCACCTCACAAGTTTGTGGTCCACAGTCACAAGAGACTTGAGAACCGGACAGTCCACTGGGGGTTCGACTCCGCCAACTGGCGGGCCTATGTGCTCTTAGACCCGGACTACAccgggaaggaggagaagagtcACCTGGAGCAGCTGCTTAAAGAGTTAAAAGGAAAATATGATCTGACGGGCAAGCTGTCCAGTAAATCGTGCAGA TCTCCCAGCCCTGTCCCAGCCAAGAGGTCCAAATTTGACAAACTACAATCCCCATCAGCTGAAATAGACAGGAAACCTGACTGGCTACAATCACTGTCAAAGTCTGCACACAAG GATCTGAAACAGGTCCAACTGAAACAGAGGCCCTCTGCTTTCCGCCCATGGTCTCCTAAAGCAGCAGAAAAGGAGAAACCAGCTACTCAGAATGAGGTGGAGAG GTCCTATTCAAAGAATCAGAAGACTTTGGTGGCTCCCAATCTGGAACAAGCGCCCCTGGCCCCTCTGGTCCATCCCAGGGACAGCCACGCTCCTGGCAGGGGGGCTGCAGCCATTTCCAGGCCACCACAGGAGCTGCATAATGGTGACGCACAATCTGCAGCCAAATTGGCCCCTTCCAGTGCCACCAATGGAACCGACGATATGGACACAGATGGAGAAATTGATGTGGATGACTGTGATGATC ATCCAGTGCCAGCTTCCTCCCTGGCATCACCTCCCTCCGCCTGCACTGGTGTGTCTCAGACTCTGACCCCTCAGAGTGTTGCTCGGCCTCAGGAGGGAGCTGCCTGGCTTTCGGCAACCGTTTGCCCAGAGTTGGACACCCTAAGACAGATGCTCTATGCTGGTCTGGACACAAAGGAAGCCAGAGAAAAACTCCTGCAGGAGATCGTCAGGATGAGAgtgaagcaggaggagaaacTGGCAGCCGCTGTGCAAGCGAAACGCAGCCTTCAGCAG GAATTGGAGTTTGTGAGGGTGGCTAAGAAAGGACGTCTTCGTGAAGCCATAGAAGCCAAGCGAAATCTGAGAAAGGAGATTGAACGCCTTCGTGTGGATtgggagaggaagatgagggacACGGAGGAGTCATGTGGGCGGCTGAAGAGAGAgttggagagggagagacagttACGAGTTTGTGACAAAGGCTGTGAGGCTGAACGTCTCCGGGTCAAGTATTCCACTCAG ATTGAAGAGTTGCATGTGCAGCTACAGCAAGCAGAAGCTGACCGGGAGCAGCTGAGGCAGGAACTGCAGCAGGAGAGAGAAGCTCGGCAGAGTCTGGAGAGTATCGTTAAAGACCTGCAAACCCAGCTGGCCCTGCAGGCTGACAACTGCCCTCCTGGAGACTCCATAGACGCACACAGACAGCACACCAATGGATCCTAA